In Bacteroidota bacterium, one DNA window encodes the following:
- a CDS encoding XdhC family protein, whose translation MTSQQLKKVDAPIGVQINSHTPDEIAVSIGAMIIRVKNEN comes from the coding sequence ATCACATCACAACAACTAAAAAAAGTAGATGCCCCGATAGGGGTACAGATAAACAGTCATACACCCGATGAAATTGCGGTAAGTATTGGAGCTATGATAATAAGAGTTAAGAATGAAAATTAA
- the thpR gene encoding RNA 2',3'-cyclic phosphodiesterase — translation MKRVFIAYKVSTEAKTIQFIDSLKKKLWRSSIKWVNPLNYHVTLKFIGNTDFDTVKKIKNVLKSILEDEKKFDTKIQTLKFFGHIKKPTALWMDIDDNGNSKRITENINKALGKIGIETDQRPFKPHLTLARIKLIYEKTEFEKLIEQNNDTLFQSNTISKIIFFESKLTQRGPEYKVLAEYKLEK, via the coding sequence ATGAAACGGGTTTTTATTGCATATAAGGTTAGCACCGAAGCAAAGACTATTCAATTTATTGACTCCCTGAAGAAAAAATTATGGAGAAGCTCTATTAAATGGGTGAATCCCTTAAACTACCATGTTACTCTTAAATTTATCGGAAATACAGACTTTGATACCGTTAAAAAAATAAAAAATGTACTTAAATCCATTTTGGAAGATGAAAAGAAATTTGACACAAAAATACAAACGCTGAAATTCTTTGGACACATAAAGAAACCTACCGCATTATGGATGGATATTGATGACAATGGGAACAGTAAAAGGATAACAGAAAACATAAACAAAGCACTCGGAAAAATTGGTATAGAAACAGATCAAAGACCGTTTAAACCACATTTAACATTAGCCAGGATTAAGTTGATTTACGAAAAAACGGAGTTTGAAAAACTTATAGAACAAAATAATGATACTTTGTTTCAGAGTAATACGATAAGCAAAATTATTTTTTTTGAAAGTAAACTTACTCAGCGTGGACCTGAATATAAGGTTTTGGCAGAATATAAGTTGGAGAAATAA